A window from Corythoichthys intestinalis isolate RoL2023-P3 chromosome 10, ASM3026506v1, whole genome shotgun sequence encodes these proteins:
- the crls1 gene encoding cardiolipin synthase (CMP-forming) codes for MIVLCFRTSPAPICRKATECLLSARRGAASSLEAATWRLGRAPVTAADGRVRTFGLSGTSCRLGPLPSTWWRPCRTLLVLRGSRSRLAVNSRALLSTGGRGLSGKSNQEASDKPGEATTVPGQGLFKFKELYENPWTVPNLLCVCRIVLAPFLGYLIIQQHFHLSLALFSLAGATDLLDGYIARTWPTQKSALGSALDPLADKILISILYISLTYADIIPAPLTALVVFRDIGLIAAVFWVRYKTVPPPVTLSKFFNPCYTTAQLKPTLFSKVNTAIQLVLVAASLAAPVFQFTDSILLQGLWFVTAMTTTASGYSYWHYGRKTVRVLNTRSS; via the exons ATGATTGTTTTGTGTTTTCGGACCTCTCCCGCGCCGATTTGCCGCAAGGCCACCGAGTGTTTACTGTCGGCGCGACGTGGGGCTGCGTCCAGCCTGGAAGCGGCGACATGGCGGCTCGGGCGCGCACCTGTCACCGCGGCAGATGGACGCGTCAGGACCTTCGGCCTCAGCGGCACTTCGTGTCGTCTCGGTCCGCTTCCGTCGACGTGGTGGAGGCCGTGCAGGACTCTGCTCGTCCTCCGCGGAAGTCGTAGTCGATTGGCGGTCAACTCCCGAGCGCTACTGTCCACTGGAGGACGAGGGCTCAGTGGGAAGAGCAACCAGGAAGCGTCGGACAAACCGGGGGAAGCGACCACGGTACCCGGACAGGGGCTGTTTAAGTTTAAAGAACTG TATGAGAACCCATGGACTGTCCCCAACCTGCTGTGCGTGTGTCGGATAGTCCTAGCTCCTTTCCTGGGTTACCTCATCATCCAGCAACACTTCCACCTCAGCCTTGCGCTCTTCTCACTGGCTGGAGCCACTGACCTG CTGGACGGTTACATCGCCAGAACGTGGCCCACTCAGAAGTCAGCATTGGGAAGTGCCCTGGACCCACTGGCTGATAAAATCCTCATCAGCATTTTATACATCAGCCTTACGTATGCAGACATCATACCAG CACCGCTGACGGCTCTGGTGGTTTTCAGAGACATCGGTTTGATAGCTGCCGTCTTTTGGGTCAGATACAAGACTGTGCCGCCGCCG GTGACCCTCAGTAAATTTTTTAACCCCTGCTACACCACTGCTCAGCTCAAGCCGACACTTTTCAGCAAG GTGAACACAGCCATTCAACTGGTTCTGGTTGCAGCATCCTTGGCGGCTCCAGTTTTCCAGTTCACAGATAGCATCCTGCTGCAGGGTTTGTG GTTTGTCACCGCCATGACGACCACAGCGTCGGGCTACAGCTACTGGCACTACGGCCGAAAGACAGTACGGGTGCTAAACACCCGGTCATCATGA